One part of the Streptomyces lienomycini genome encodes these proteins:
- a CDS encoding GNAT family N-acetyltransferase, whose translation MTYAGPRPGALPPGYTTELVTDERVFAALAPRWRRLHERCAAATPFQSHAWLLSWWRSYGSAGRLRLVLVHDGRELAAAAPLTLVPRPVPALVPLGGAISDYGDVLLDDERGPDAATALTGALAAAARTALVDLREVRPGAAAERVWERWRGPRRRLPDSPCLELPALPMDELVARLPSAKARQRIRAQLRRLDALGVKSRPVLPDEADAALRRLLDLHRLQWQGRRVTGEHLRPRFREHLVRAVAPMVRAGDAVVTEFRMDDEVVAVDVTLLSRGLAGGYLYGAHPRLRERRADVAVMLLEACAEHARAPGRGTLSLLRGDEPYKHHWRPERVPNQRLLLARRRTAPLLAAALCDAAARRSGKELLRRRAERRERGGGAGT comes from the coding sequence GTGACGTACGCCGGACCGCGCCCCGGGGCGCTCCCGCCCGGATACACGACCGAACTGGTCACCGACGAACGCGTCTTCGCGGCGCTGGCCCCGCGGTGGCGGCGGCTGCACGAGCGGTGCGCCGCCGCCACCCCGTTCCAGAGCCATGCCTGGCTGCTCTCCTGGTGGCGTTCGTACGGCTCGGCCGGCCGGCTGCGGCTGGTGCTGGTCCACGACGGCCGCGAACTGGCCGCCGCCGCGCCGCTGACGCTCGTACCGCGCCCGGTGCCCGCGCTGGTGCCGCTGGGCGGTGCGATCTCGGACTACGGGGACGTCCTGCTGGACGACGAGCGCGGCCCGGACGCGGCGACCGCGCTCACCGGGGCGCTCGCCGCGGCGGCCCGCACGGCGCTGGTCGACCTGCGCGAGGTACGGCCGGGCGCCGCCGCCGAACGGGTCTGGGAACGCTGGCGCGGGCCCCGCCGACGCCTGCCCGACTCGCCCTGCCTGGAACTTCCCGCCCTCCCGATGGACGAGCTGGTCGCCCGGCTGCCCTCGGCCAAGGCCAGGCAGCGGATCCGCGCCCAGCTGCGCCGGCTGGACGCGCTCGGCGTCAAGAGCCGCCCCGTCCTCCCCGACGAGGCGGACGCGGCACTGCGGCGCCTCCTCGACCTGCACCGTCTGCAGTGGCAGGGCCGGAGGGTGACCGGCGAGCACCTGCGCCCCCGGTTCCGCGAGCACCTGGTGCGGGCGGTGGCACCGATGGTGCGGGCCGGGGACGCGGTGGTCACCGAGTTCCGGATGGACGACGAGGTGGTGGCCGTGGACGTGACCCTGCTGTCCCGCGGGCTGGCCGGCGGCTACCTGTACGGCGCCCATCCCCGGCTGCGGGAGCGGAGGGCCGACGTGGCGGTGATGCTGCTGGAGGCGTGCGCCGAGCACGCCCGCGCCCCGGGGCGCGGCACGCTGAGCCTGCTGCGGGGCGACGAGCCGTACAAGCACCACTGGCGTCCGGAGCGGGTGCCGAACCAGCGGCTGCTCCTTGCCCGGCGTCGCACGGCCCCGCTGCTCGCGGCGGCCCTGTGCGACGCCGCCGCGCGCCGGAGCGGCAAGGAGCTGCTGCGGCGGCGCGCGGAGCGGAGGGAGCGCGGTGGCGGCGCAGGCACCTGA
- a CDS encoding glycoside hydrolase family 26 protein, with protein MVVRQSRTRTGRRPAYAAAAAIAAAAFLAAGPGVAVGEPAAPEPTPAFGAYLDYGPRGVARMAALSHWLGDAELRVGHTYLPGDRWSNIEGAPGFLDVWADWRTREADRMLVLNVPMMERNEEHVGDDEVRELLRQGAAGRFDHHFRALAERLVALKVPDTVLVLGWEMNGTTYTHRCGPDPEAWKTYWNRIVTTMRAVPGQKFRFDFAPSRGRDAVPWTQCYPGDDTVDIVGMDSYDQPRGMSFDEQVKEPYGLQAHVDFAKAHGKPVSYPEWGLFRNGDNAAYMRRMLAWMDEHKPVYNTVTDYCPHGVWQCDDNPRSTAVYRSVLFGRTEEPVPTAPETGAPVTPTAPPVPSVPSTAPEPGADCSPLELGDWVEHWLGGKLCMRLDWYSRAE; from the coding sequence ATGGTCGTACGGCAGTCACGGACCCGGACCGGGCGGCGACCGGCGTACGCCGCGGCGGCGGCGATCGCGGCGGCGGCGTTCCTGGCCGCGGGCCCCGGTGTCGCCGTCGGCGAACCGGCCGCACCCGAACCCACCCCGGCGTTCGGCGCGTACCTCGACTACGGCCCGCGCGGCGTGGCCCGGATGGCCGCGCTCAGCCACTGGCTGGGCGACGCCGAACTGCGCGTCGGCCACACCTACCTGCCCGGTGACCGCTGGAGCAACATCGAGGGCGCCCCCGGCTTCCTCGACGTGTGGGCCGACTGGCGCACCCGCGAGGCCGACCGGATGCTCGTCCTCAACGTGCCCATGATGGAGCGCAACGAGGAGCACGTGGGCGACGACGAGGTGCGCGAACTGCTGCGCCAGGGCGCCGCCGGACGCTTCGACCACCACTTCCGCGCCCTCGCCGAACGCCTCGTCGCCCTCAAGGTGCCGGACACCGTCCTGGTGCTGGGCTGGGAGATGAACGGCACCACCTACACGCACCGCTGCGGACCCGACCCCGAGGCGTGGAAGACGTACTGGAACAGGATCGTCACCACCATGCGCGCGGTGCCCGGTCAGAAGTTCCGGTTCGACTTCGCGCCGAGCCGGGGCCGGGACGCGGTGCCGTGGACGCAGTGCTACCCGGGGGACGACACCGTCGACATCGTCGGCATGGACTCCTACGACCAGCCGCGCGGCATGTCCTTCGACGAACAGGTGAAGGAACCCTACGGACTCCAGGCGCACGTGGACTTCGCGAAGGCGCACGGCAAGCCCGTCTCCTACCCGGAGTGGGGGCTGTTCCGCAACGGCGACAACGCCGCGTACATGCGGCGCATGCTCGCCTGGATGGACGAGCACAAACCCGTGTACAACACGGTCACCGACTACTGCCCGCACGGTGTGTGGCAGTGCGACGACAACCCGCGGTCCACCGCCGTCTACCGGTCCGTGCTCTTCGGACGCACCGAGGAACCCGTCCCGACGGCCCCGGAGACCGGCGCACCCGTCACCCCGACCGCGCCGCCCGTGCCGTCGGTGCCCTCCACCGCGCCCGAGCCCGGCGCCGACTGCTCGCCGCTGGAACTGGGCGACTGGGTGGAGCACTGGCTCGGCGGGAAGCTGTGCATGCGGCTCGACTGGTACTCGCGCGCCGAGTAG